From the genome of Candidatus Deferrimicrobium borealis:
GCGTTCCTCGAGGAGTACAAGACCGACGGCGCCGACTACGTCTTCTTCCTCCAGGGCGCGCACTGCCGTACCGCCCGGTTCGCGGTCGACCACCTCCGGAAACAGGGCGCCAAGGTCGGCATGGTGAAGCTCCGCTTCGTCCGCCCCTGGCCGACCGAGAAGATCGTCGAAGTCCTTTCCAAGTTCAAGGCCGTCGGCGTCATCGAGTCCAGCACCTCGTACGGCGGCGCCATGAAGGGCGGGAAGCTCCAGCACGAAGTCCGCGCCTCCCTGTACGATTCGGCGAAGAAACCCCTCGTCACGTCGTTCATGGCCGGCCTGGGCGGCGAAGTCATCACCCTCGACGAGTTCTACAACATGGCGAAGATCCTCGACACGGCCGCGAAGAAGGGGAAGATCGATCAGTACGTCTACTGGGTCGGGTTCGACAACGGAATCTAGTAAAAAACTGCTGAGAAGCATACAAGGAGTGAAATAATATGGCACAAATTCCGACGCAACAGCTGGAAATGGTCAAGAATCTGCGCGGCATCGACCAGAAGGAGTACTACGTTCCCGGTCACCGGACCTGCGCAGGCTGCGGCCCGGCCCTCTGCTACAAGCTGGTCGCCAAGGCGGTGGGACCCGACTCGATCTTCCTCGGCCCCACGGGTTGCATGTACGTGGCGAACTGCAGCTACATGTGCACCCCGTTCGCCATGCCCTGGACGCACTGCCAGATCACGAACGGCGGGGCCGTCGCCTCCGGCATCGAGGCGGCCTACAACGTCATGATCCGCAAGGGGAAGTACAAGGGCAAACTGCCGAGCATCGTCGTCATGGCCGGCGACGGCGGCGCGATCGACATCGGGCTCCAGGCGATGTCCGCATTGATGTACCGCGGCCATGACGTCCTCTTCGTCATGTACGACAACGAGTCGTACGCCAACACCGGGATCCAGACTTCCCCGATGACCCCGTACGGCGGGAAGACGACCTTCACCCCTCCGGGGAAGACCGTCCCGGAAGGGAAGAAACTCTTCCCCAAGGACGCCCCGCAGCTGGTCATCGGCGGGCACCCGGCCGTGCACTACGTCGCGACCGCGTCGGTCGGCTACCCGGTCGACCTGATCAACAAGGTCCGCAAGGGCCTCAACTACCAGGCCCCGTCCTTCCTGCACATCCACTGCCCGTGCCCGAAGGGCTGGCTCTACGACTGCAAGGACACCGTCAAGGTCGCCAAGCAGGCCGTCGAGACCGGCATGTGGACGAACTACGAATGGGAGAACGGCGAATACACGTATCAGCACGTTCCGAAGACGTACAAGCCGGTCAAGGAGTACCTGAAGAACCAGGAGCGGTTCAGCCACCTGAACGAGGAGCACATCGCCAAGATGCAGGCGTTCATCACGGCGAAGACGAAGGCCCCCGGGAAGCCGATCGAGGTTCCCGTCCTCGGCCCCAGGGAGCAGGCGTAAGCAACAGAGCAGCACGTCGGTGCGACCGGGGAGGAGCACAGGAGTGCCTGTGTTCCTCCCCCGTTTGATAAAAAAAGTGCATGCGAAACGACAATAAAATGGCTATCCTTGGGGAATAGGTCCAATCGGCACCGGGCGCGCTCGCGTAAAGAAATAGAACAGGGAATACTCCAAGGGGAAGGAGGTGTTGGCGCAGGCGGAGTCGCTCGTTTGTGACCCCCGAGGCAGGCCTTAAAAATTTTAAATGGGAGGGTAGATCCATGGGGAAAAGGTTCTCAGTGCTGAAGATCGGTCTGGTCGTCGCATGCTCCTTGGCGTTGGCGTTCACCTCCATCGGCACGGCAAGCGCCTGGGTGCCTGACAGGCCGGTAGAGTTCATCGTTCCGGCGGGAGCCGGCGGCGGCGCCGATGTCATGGCCCGGTTCATCTCCCCGCTCGTCTCCAAGTACAACCTGTCGCCGAAGCCGTGGATCGTCATCAACAAATCCGCCGGCGCCGGGGCCGAAGGCTTCATGTACGTGAAGGGAAGCAAGGGCAATGCGAACCTCATCATCATCACCCTCGACAACCTGTTCACGACCCCCCTGGCCACCGGGGTTCCCTTCAACTGGAAAGACCTGACCCCGGTCTCCCGGCTCGCCCTCGACTACTTCGTCCTCTGGGTCAACGCCGCATCTCCGTACAAGACCGCCCAGGAGTATATCGACGCCGTCAAGAAGGCACCGGGTAAATTCGTCATGGGCGGCACCGGCGCGAAGCAGGAAGACCAGATCATCACGGTCCAGATGGAGCAGATCTACGGGCTGAAGTTCAACTACGTGCCGTTCAAGGGCGGCGGGACGGTGGCCGTCGAGCTCGTCGGCAAGCACGTCGACTCGACCGTCAACAACCCGGCCGAGGCCGTCAGCCACTGGAAAAACGGAACGCTGCGGGCTCTGGCCGTGATCGACAGCGACCGGATCAACCTGCCCGACTGGAAGGGCATCCCCACGATGAAAGAGGCCACCGGCAAGGACATGAGCTACATGATGCTGCGCGGCATCTTCATGGCCCCCGGGGTCACCAAGGAACAGTCAGACTACTTTGTCGAGACGTTGAAGAAGGTGTCGGAAACCCCGGAATGGAAGAAGTACATCTCCGACAACGGGCTGAAGGACGCCGTCCTGACGGGGCCCGAGTATGTGAAATGGCTCGAGCAGAAAGAAGCCTCGACCAAGGACCTCATGAAGAAAGGCGGTTTGCTGAAGTAGTCGAAGCCGCACGCAGTTCGGAACGGGAGGAAGCAGGGTTTCCCTACCTGCTTCCTCTCTTTGTGCCGCATTTTCATAACGGTTGAGACGGGGAGGCAAGATGCGAAAGGCCAATCTTGGCGTGGCCATTTTCCTGTTCGTGATAGGCGCGATCGTCATGTACGACGCGGTGCGCCTCGGATGGCGCTGGGATCCGGGGTTCGGCCCGGGAGCCGGCTACCTGCCGTTTTACCTGTCCCTGGGCGTGCTCATCTGCACCGGCATCTTCATCGTCAAGCAGATCCGGCAACTGTCGAAGGTAGGGATCGTGGGAGACAAGCGGTTGATCCAGGAAGGGGGGCTGAAGCCGATCCTCTGGGTCCTGATACCGTCCACGGTCATGGTGATCCTCACTTCCATCCTCGGGCTGCACTTCGCGGCCTTCATTTTCCTCCTGTTCTACATGCGGGTGGTCGGAAAGATCGGTTGGCTCGAGTGCGCCCTGGTGAGCGTCCTGTTCCCTATCGGCATGTACGTCGTATTCGACCGGCTGTTCCTGATTCCGTTGCCGGACGGGATGCTCGGGGCATATATCAAGCTTCCATTTTGATATCGGAGGGAGATCAACGTGGCGGAGAATTTCCACAGCCTGATGATGGGCATCAGCGTCTCGATGCAGCCGTACAATTTCATGATCGCCATGATCGGGCTGGTGCTCGGGGTCATCGTGGGGGTCCTCCCCGGACTGGGGGGAGCCAACGGCGTCGCCATCCTCATCCCCCTCACGGTGGCGATGCAACCCGTCTCGGGCATCATCCTGCTGGCGAGCATCTACTGGGGAGCGCTGTACGGCGGGAGCATCACGTCCATCCTGTTCAACATCCCCGGAGAACCGTGGTCCGTTGCGACCACGTTCGACGGCTACCCGATGGCAAAGAAGGGTCATGCCGGCAGAGCGCTCGTGCTGTCGTTCTTTTCCCACTTCGTCGGGGCGGTGCTCGGCGTCATCATGCTGAGCTTCTTCGCGCCGGTCATCGCGGGCTTCGCGTTGCGGTTCGGTCCCGCCGAGATCTTCTCCGTGATGGTGCTCACGTTCAGCGCGTTCGTCGGGCTGGGCGGGAAGGATCCCCTGAAAACGTGCGTCTCCATCTTCCTCGGGTTCATCCTGTCCGCGGTCGGGATGGACATCGTCACCGGGCAGTTGCGGTTGACGTACGGCTCGATCGACCTGATGGGCGGGTTCAACTTCATCGTCGCGGTCATCGGGTTGTTCGGACTGGGGGAG
Proteins encoded in this window:
- a CDS encoding tripartite tricarboxylate transporter substrate-binding protein, which translates into the protein MGKRFSVLKIGLVVACSLALAFTSIGTASAWVPDRPVEFIVPAGAGGGADVMARFISPLVSKYNLSPKPWIVINKSAGAGAEGFMYVKGSKGNANLIIITLDNLFTTPLATGVPFNWKDLTPVSRLALDYFVLWVNAASPYKTAQEYIDAVKKAPGKFVMGGTGAKQEDQIITVQMEQIYGLKFNYVPFKGGGTVAVELVGKHVDSTVNNPAEAVSHWKNGTLRALAVIDSDRINLPDWKGIPTMKEATGKDMSYMMLRGIFMAPGVTKEQSDYFVETLKKVSETPEWKKYISDNGLKDAVLTGPEYVKWLEQKEASTKDLMKKGGLLK
- a CDS encoding thiamine pyrophosphate-dependent enzyme; translated protein: MAQIPTQQLEMVKNLRGIDQKEYYVPGHRTCAGCGPALCYKLVAKAVGPDSIFLGPTGCMYVANCSYMCTPFAMPWTHCQITNGGAVASGIEAAYNVMIRKGKYKGKLPSIVVMAGDGGAIDIGLQAMSALMYRGHDVLFVMYDNESYANTGIQTSPMTPYGGKTTFTPPGKTVPEGKKLFPKDAPQLVIGGHPAVHYVATASVGYPVDLINKVRKGLNYQAPSFLHIHCPCPKGWLYDCKDTVKVAKQAVETGMWTNYEWENGEYTYQHVPKTYKPVKEYLKNQERFSHLNEEHIAKMQAFITAKTKAPGKPIEVPVLGPREQA
- a CDS encoding tripartite tricarboxylate transporter TctB family protein, whose product is MRKANLGVAIFLFVIGAIVMYDAVRLGWRWDPGFGPGAGYLPFYLSLGVLICTGIFIVKQIRQLSKVGIVGDKRLIQEGGLKPILWVLIPSTVMVILTSILGLHFAAFIFLLFYMRVVGKIGWLECALVSVLFPIGMYVVFDRLFLIPLPDGMLGAYIKLPF